One window of Paenibacillus sp. FSL K6-3182 genomic DNA carries:
- a CDS encoding Cof-type HAD-IIB family hydrolase — MSLNYDLIALDVDGTLLTDDHVLTKAIRESVHEAANRGAQIVLCTGRGPSGALPVLKELGLSGTVITHNGAATINADDHSVVHQFDMVPEHLLRFIQYCRENGIHFDLNTAFEMMVESMTPEVEAMYGHFQAKPSIHDFRLGLPSGLVKFTVFGTKDQMDVVQTEWSGWPKQLHSIRSGDFFIDVHHSEANKGKALQQLAAIKGIDRNRILAIGNYHNDITMLQFAGMGIAMGNSPEEVKLAANAVALSNSEDGVARALYEHAWS, encoded by the coding sequence ATGAGCCTTAATTATGACTTAATTGCTTTAGATGTGGATGGGACGCTGCTTACAGATGATCATGTGCTGACGAAAGCTATTCGTGAGTCGGTACATGAGGCTGCCAATCGCGGAGCTCAAATCGTATTATGTACTGGGAGAGGACCATCAGGCGCTCTTCCTGTGCTGAAAGAGCTTGGACTTAGCGGGACGGTGATTACTCATAACGGCGCAGCAACGATAAATGCGGACGACCATTCCGTTGTTCACCAATTCGATATGGTACCTGAACATTTATTGCGTTTTATTCAATATTGCCGCGAGAATGGCATTCATTTTGATTTGAATACTGCGTTTGAAATGATGGTCGAGAGCATGACGCCGGAAGTGGAAGCGATGTATGGTCATTTTCAAGCTAAACCATCGATTCATGATTTCCGCCTGGGCTTGCCTAGCGGCCTTGTGAAATTCACAGTTTTTGGAACGAAGGATCAGATGGATGTCGTGCAAACGGAATGGTCGGGATGGCCTAAGCAGCTTCATTCGATTCGGAGCGGCGACTTTTTTATCGATGTGCATCATAGTGAAGCCAATAAAGGAAAAGCGTTGCAGCAGCTTGCAGCAATTAAAGGCATTGATCGCAACCGAATTCTAGCAATCGGCAATTATCATAATGATATTACGATGCTTCAATTTGCGGGCATGGGCATAGCAATGGGCAATTCTCCAGAGGAAGTGAAGCTGGCAGCTAATGCAGTTGCACTTTCGAATAGCGAGGATGGCGTGGCTAGAGCGCTTTATGAGCACGCTTGGAGCTAA
- a CDS encoding 16S rRNA pseudouridine(516) synthase, translating to MSKRIRIDKLIAHMGLGTRSEIKRAVKLGMVVVDDKVVKDSGLIVDPDTAKVYFDGAPVVYRDVVYFMLNKPQGVISATEDSRERTVIDLLELSDRQRDPFPVGRLDKDTVGLLLLTNDGQLAHELLSPRKHVAKTYEALVLGDVGEEDKQLFLAGVALDDGYVTMPAELHIKSREQRDDEIFSSISLTIMEGKFHQVKRMFEAVGKKVVYLKRVSMGPLKLDETLEEGSYRELTEEELELLRSHKRKTD from the coding sequence ATGAGTAAACGTATTCGAATTGACAAGCTAATCGCTCATATGGGACTGGGTACGCGCAGCGAAATTAAACGAGCTGTGAAGCTCGGCATGGTTGTTGTCGATGATAAAGTAGTGAAAGACAGCGGACTAATCGTTGACCCTGATACAGCAAAGGTTTATTTTGACGGCGCACCTGTCGTGTATCGTGATGTCGTTTATTTCATGTTGAATAAGCCGCAGGGCGTTATTTCTGCTACAGAAGATAGTCGTGAACGCACGGTAATCGATTTACTTGAGCTCTCCGATCGGCAGCGAGATCCATTTCCAGTCGGACGACTGGATAAAGACACGGTTGGCTTGCTGCTGCTGACGAATGATGGGCAGCTTGCTCATGAACTGTTGTCTCCGCGCAAGCATGTTGCGAAGACCTATGAAGCATTGGTTCTTGGCGATGTTGGCGAAGAAGACAAGCAGCTTTTTTTGGCTGGCGTTGCATTAGACGACGGGTATGTTACGATGCCGGCTGAGCTACACATCAAGAGTCGTGAACAACGGGATGATGAAATATTTTCGAGTATCTCCCTTACCATTATGGAAGGTAAGTTCCACCAAGTGAAAAGAATGTTTGAAGCTGTCGGCAAAAAGGTCGTATACTTGAAAAGAGTATCGATGGGCCCGCTTAAGCTTGATGAAACTCTTGAAGAGGGCTCCTATCGGGAGCTGACGGAAGAAGAACTAGAGCTTCTGCGCTCACATAAACGGAAAACTGATTAG
- a CDS encoding RsmB/NOP family class I SAM-dependent RNA methyltransferase, which yields MNGNLPRNFTEKMEKLLGDEFDSFMSSYDAPRVYGLRINRLKLGVEQWKKLSDMGEEVREIPWAPDGLYYKEGERPGKHPHYHAGLYYIQEPSAMAPVELLDVQPGQRVLDLCAAPGGKSTQIAGKLQGSGVLVTNDNARERTKALAKNIELAGVRNAVVLNDEPAAIAAVFPQWFDRILIDAPCSGEGMFRKDDSMIAEWEKHSIEKCSLMQRDIMQHAAAMLAPGGRMVYSTCTFSPEENEQQMAQFLAEHEDFFVEAISPQHGWRAGRADLAEGMAQLDEERLQSIQGTVRLWPHLIEGEGHYAAVLRRSGERTSIMEEEPAVAASVKRQSVQSAGGSLKREVVPSSGKRQEKKQDHRDERRAAKRQTRNDWANAGLERPANKKGAGSGRDGAAMNLTEEASPIELWNQYAEQFAINARSWPGRVVAFGSRVYIQPAELPSLDGLRVVRAGWYVGEAIRGRFEPSHPLAMGLKRDEAVRSVNWSSSDEQTIRYLKGETLFVDESELTVHAGAASKGYILVCTDGFPIGWGKYAAGMIKNELPAGWRWM from the coding sequence ATGAACGGCAATTTGCCGCGTAATTTCACAGAAAAAATGGAAAAGCTGCTTGGTGATGAGTTTGATAGCTTTATGTCTTCGTATGATGCACCGAGAGTATACGGTCTTCGAATCAATCGATTAAAGCTAGGTGTCGAGCAATGGAAAAAGCTATCTGACATGGGCGAAGAGGTGCGTGAAATACCTTGGGCACCGGATGGTTTGTATTACAAAGAGGGCGAACGGCCAGGCAAACATCCGCACTATCATGCGGGGCTCTATTATATTCAAGAACCAAGTGCGATGGCTCCGGTAGAACTGCTGGACGTTCAGCCTGGTCAACGCGTACTTGATCTATGCGCGGCTCCAGGAGGTAAATCGACGCAAATTGCAGGGAAGCTGCAAGGAAGCGGAGTGCTCGTCACGAATGATAACGCTAGAGAAAGAACAAAGGCTTTGGCCAAAAATATAGAGCTTGCCGGCGTACGCAATGCTGTCGTGCTTAACGATGAGCCCGCAGCAATTGCCGCTGTTTTTCCACAATGGTTCGATCGTATTCTCATTGATGCACCATGCTCCGGCGAGGGCATGTTTCGCAAGGATGATTCAATGATCGCAGAATGGGAGAAGCACTCGATTGAAAAATGCTCCTTAATGCAGCGCGATATTATGCAGCATGCCGCAGCGATGCTGGCACCTGGGGGGAGAATGGTCTATTCGACATGCACGTTCTCGCCGGAGGAGAACGAGCAGCAAATGGCTCAGTTTTTAGCCGAGCATGAAGATTTTTTTGTTGAAGCTATTTCTCCTCAGCATGGCTGGAGGGCAGGCAGAGCGGATTTAGCAGAAGGCATGGCGCAGCTTGATGAAGAGCGTCTGCAATCCATTCAAGGAACGGTAAGGCTATGGCCGCATTTAATCGAGGGTGAAGGTCATTATGCGGCTGTCCTTAGACGCAGCGGGGAGCGGACAAGCATCATGGAAGAAGAGCCGGCGGTTGCTGCTTCTGTAAAGCGCCAGAGCGTCCAGTCTGCTGGCGGAAGCTTAAAACGTGAAGTCGTGCCAAGCAGCGGGAAAAGACAAGAAAAGAAACAAGATCATAGGGATGAGCGCCGCGCAGCTAAACGGCAAACGAGAAATGATTGGGCCAACGCTGGATTGGAGCGCCCTGCAAACAAGAAAGGGGCAGGGAGTGGTCGTGATGGAGCCGCGATGAACCTCACGGAAGAAGCAAGTCCAATTGAGCTGTGGAACCAGTATGCAGAACAATTTGCAATAAATGCACGAAGCTGGCCAGGGCGTGTAGTAGCCTTTGGTTCTCGCGTATATATTCAGCCTGCCGAACTGCCATCGCTCGATGGCTTGCGCGTGGTTAGAGCCGGCTGGTATGTAGGTGAAGCTATTCGAGGTCGATTTGAACCGTCACACCCGCTAGCCATGGGGCTAAAGCGAGATGAAGCCGTGCGCTCCGTTAATTGGAGCTCGTCTGATGAGCAGACGATTCGATATCTCAAAGGGGAAACCTTGTTTGTTGATGAATCGGAATTAACGGTGCATGCTGGCGCCGCCTCAAAAGGATATATATTAGTTTGCACAGACGGTTTCCCGATAGGCTGGGGGAAATATGCCGCTGGAATGATCAAAAATGAACTGCCTGCAGGATGGAGATGGATGTAG
- a CDS encoding Gmad2 immunoglobulin-like domain-containing protein: MKKIVVGTVVASVIAGATLIGLMTNSVSDRSIVQAKENVNQITQQHVKQPTANISNDSFRIIEAAKQSLVFEINGEASLFEGTYHFTIKQGDKIIMTDFGTASVGGPEWGKVNQTIIVPVNKLSLDNPLHIELYEIDQESGEQVRKINMPLTMYASSKKVDNESFRNLMITPVSVDYSLKGETFRGTYNYTLKHGEKVLASGFGTASIGAPDWGKVPYDWNRLGEHNQSTTITHKEADRHFN, translated from the coding sequence ATGAAAAAAATAGTAGTAGGTACAGTCGTAGCTTCAGTCATTGCCGGAGCAACCCTTATCGGGTTGATGACGAATTCGGTCAGCGATCGCAGCATCGTTCAAGCCAAGGAAAACGTAAACCAAATAACGCAGCAGCATGTGAAACAGCCCACTGCAAACATTAGCAACGACTCGTTCCGCATCATTGAAGCAGCCAAGCAAAGTTTAGTATTTGAAATTAATGGCGAAGCAAGCCTATTCGAAGGCACCTACCATTTCACAATCAAGCAAGGCGATAAAATCATCATGACTGATTTTGGAACTGCTTCTGTAGGTGGACCGGAATGGGGTAAAGTGAATCAGACCATTATCGTTCCGGTAAATAAGTTGTCACTCGACAACCCGCTCCATATCGAGCTATATGAAATTGATCAAGAGAGCGGCGAACAAGTTCGCAAAATCAACATGCCGCTAACGATGTACGCAAGCAGCAAAAAAGTCGATAACGAATCATTTCGCAACCTGATGATCACTCCTGTATCCGTCGATTATTCCTTAAAGGGCGAGACTTTCAGAGGCACCTATAATTATACCCTAAAACATGGCGAAAAAGTGCTTGCCTCAGGTTTTGGAACAGCCTCTATCGGCGCACCTGACTGGGGCAAGGTTCCGTATGATTGGAACCGTCTGGGAGAGCATAACCAGAGCACGACTATTACTCATAAGGAGGCCGACCGCCATTTCAATTGA
- a CDS encoding sigma-70 family RNA polymerase sigma factor, translated as MIASRQDRLYRIAYTYVRNKDDALEIVQETIYRAFISVKKVREPQYFHTWLTKIAVNYALEYIRKAKKTVYIDNDYEAGYAPERTEEQIDLHQALDSLDEKSKTVIILRYFEDLPLKDVAEIVDMSLSSVKSIVYRALAKLNIHLNEGEDDE; from the coding sequence TTGATCGCGAGTCGGCAGGATCGGCTCTACCGAATCGCCTATACTTATGTTCGCAACAAGGACGATGCTCTCGAAATTGTACAAGAAACCATATATCGCGCCTTTATTTCTGTCAAAAAAGTGCGTGAGCCGCAATACTTTCATACGTGGCTAACAAAGATCGCCGTCAATTATGCGCTTGAATATATTCGAAAAGCGAAAAAAACAGTCTATATCGACAACGATTATGAGGCTGGTTACGCTCCTGAACGAACCGAAGAGCAAATCGATCTGCATCAGGCACTCGACAGTCTTGACGAGAAGTCCAAAACGGTGATCATCCTTAGGTATTTTGAAGATTTGCCCTTAAAAGATGTTGCTGAAATTGTCGATATGTCGTTAAGCTCGGTGAAATCGATCGTCTACCGGGCTTTAGCAAAGCTGAATATTCATCTAAACGAGGGGGAAGACGATGAGTAA
- a CDS encoding DUF4179 domain-containing protein, whose translation MSNRMDLFKKTYNEIDIPDQLASIADAAIQRGKIERKRTKQANSIRWVKRVVAGAAALFILFTISINTMPTFASSLEKIPGLGQLVRTLQFNKGSAGGGTITDSTAINVISLEKKGDLEHIVIHFQQNNKDQQMTNSFSVNYSLYPKTMTFSIGGVRRFSAEKDLAELKKSSLIADAYPLISLDDSLVRFNITFKNNISYEVKEYKEPAQVVLTIKRDSAETDLPTVYSLRTASSAFGETQGIYEEMLAGLEGVRTLKDQQGGYFVEAGYYSSEEAAMGKMQEIVKTYGISDHSLYIEQREAMQDPQAINARSDNQ comes from the coding sequence ATGAGTAACCGAATGGATTTATTTAAAAAAACATATAATGAAATCGATATTCCCGATCAGCTTGCTTCCATTGCCGATGCAGCTATTCAAAGAGGCAAAATCGAGCGCAAGCGCACGAAACAAGCAAACTCAATCCGCTGGGTGAAACGTGTAGTTGCTGGTGCAGCAGCCCTATTTATTCTTTTTACAATCAGCATTAATACGATGCCCACTTTCGCTAGCAGCTTAGAAAAAATACCTGGACTTGGCCAACTCGTGCGTACTTTGCAATTTAACAAAGGAAGCGCAGGTGGCGGTACAATTACGGACTCCACTGCTATTAATGTCATTTCACTCGAGAAAAAAGGCGATCTTGAGCATATTGTCATTCATTTTCAGCAAAACAATAAAGATCAGCAAATGACGAATTCTTTTAGCGTAAACTATAGCCTATATCCTAAAACGATGACTTTTTCAATTGGCGGTGTTAGACGCTTCTCAGCCGAGAAGGACTTAGCGGAGCTAAAGAAAAGCAGTTTAATCGCGGACGCATATCCATTAATTTCGCTCGACGACTCGCTGGTTCGCTTTAACATAACATTTAAGAACAATATAAGTTACGAGGTCAAGGAATATAAAGAACCGGCACAAGTAGTTCTTACGATAAAGCGGGACTCTGCAGAAACCGATCTTCCCACCGTTTATTCGCTTCGTACCGCTTCTTCCGCATTCGGAGAAACGCAAGGCATTTACGAAGAAATGTTAGCAGGCCTTGAAGGAGTACGAACGCTTAAAGATCAACAAGGGGGTTACTTTGTCGAAGCTGGATATTATAGCAGTGAAGAAGCCGCTATGGGAAAAATGCAGGAAATAGTTAAAACCTATGGCATCTCTGACCATTCGTTATACATTGAACAGAGAGAAGCCATGCAAGATCCCCAAGCAATTAACGCCAGATCAGACAACCAGTAA
- a CDS encoding thioredoxin family protein — protein sequence MKKKKKLKMIYVYIGIVVILFGLITVLNNSGKVNAVYDKPLSELNPETRKLLNDPNYQNIILPAELDKKVADKEDFFVYLFASDCPHCQRTTPQLMPLVDELGIDLPQFNLREFPSYFNKYNVEFTPTLAYFKDGVQIDKLEGGLAEEGTTGYKLDDFRAFFNKYSGAETK from the coding sequence ATGAAGAAGAAAAAGAAATTGAAAATGATTTACGTCTATATCGGTATCGTTGTTATTTTATTCGGTCTTATTACCGTTTTAAACAACAGTGGCAAAGTAAACGCCGTATATGACAAGCCCCTCTCCGAGCTGAACCCAGAAACACGCAAGCTGCTTAATGATCCTAACTATCAGAATATCATTTTGCCTGCTGAATTAGACAAGAAAGTGGCCGATAAGGAAGATTTCTTCGTTTACCTATTCGCTTCTGATTGTCCTCATTGCCAAAGAACGACGCCACAGCTTATGCCGCTAGTTGATGAGCTAGGAATTGACCTTCCGCAATTCAACTTAAGAGAATTCCCAAGCTATTTCAACAAATATAATGTGGAATTTACGCCTACACTTGCTTATTTCAAAGATGGCGTTCAAATTGACAAGCTAGAGGGCGGACTTGCTGAAGAAGGAACTACCGGCTACAAACTAGATGATTTTAGAGCGTTTTTCAATAAATATTCGGGGGCTGAAACCAAATGA
- a CDS encoding PCYCGC motif-containing (lipo)protein, whose product MMKRQRQTAEQITEEQKNSRIRSIMYALLLAFAFITLLTACGLANDDKAGAEHQHGSETWQTTASYDELPGFLADYTPHTSELYKGVHAHADIMSGITCYCGCSDGLAVETPHDSLLRCYVAEHPADEGAVTWTNHSTSCGICKKEMEEVIALSKQGKTKEEIRAAIDKLYKPKKSTD is encoded by the coding sequence ATGATGAAGCGTCAGCGCCAAACGGCTGAGCAGATTACGGAGGAGCAAAAAAATTCACGCATTCGCAGCATCATGTATGCTTTGCTGCTCGCATTCGCTTTTATTACTTTGCTCACCGCATGCGGCTTAGCGAACGACGACAAGGCAGGCGCTGAGCATCAACACGGTTCAGAAACATGGCAAACAACAGCATCCTATGATGAGCTGCCTGGTTTTTTAGCGGACTATACGCCGCATACGAGCGAGCTATATAAAGGAGTCCATGCTCACGCAGACATTATGAGCGGGATCACTTGTTATTGCGGTTGCTCAGATGGGTTAGCAGTTGAAACCCCACATGACTCGCTTCTGCGCTGCTACGTTGCCGAACATCCTGCGGACGAGGGCGCTGTCACATGGACCAATCACAGTACCAGCTGCGGCATTTGTAAGAAAGAGATGGAAGAAGTAATCGCCTTAAGCAAGCAAGGCAAGACCAAGGAAGAAATACGTGCAGCCATCGATAAGCTGTACAAACCAAAAAAATCAACAGATTAG
- a CDS encoding LamG-like jellyroll fold domain-containing protein — protein sequence MAVLCSNAQGFIRSASAADGAVQAPEASVAGGRYEAAIAVVLSSKTSDAGIYYTLDGTLPNEKSKKADNNPITIAKTTNLSAIAIKDGVTSKAVTFGYMIKTSEKPLLQFVAMSDVHVGSRTTGDQRYESYFDTIASIFPNPDAILVVGDMINDNGGDKPNDHQMVREIFQANLARKNMTNTKMHVAMGNHDATVAKVNEHYPADWFTSQANGYYETQIGGYYFFFLNGNNYNSDTGQRNWLKGRLAEITADPLNKNKPIFVGIHQPITGTVMDGQQASNPNLNSDLAGYPQVITLSGHSHLTNSDERSIFQKDYTALNLGSMSYIEAEHGYSAVTNAGLVSRFEFPVSQADFIEVYADRIEVDRIAFNADPADIMDDWTPVPPFNSVGTIAGEKWVIELKGNTIQEIKSNFKYTSANRNKVAPQFPAETDLKVTDLDGTPKLSFNQAKDDQNMHHYELTLTNKRTGTTAKSVNVFSDYFFTPIPNAMTIPLDGLDPQTTYTAVIYAVDSYGNKSSAIQHTFRTEGTLPELTPIDPETMWKDLVVDMKFDDNLNDDASGVTGSAVSRGSVAYVQGKSNKAAYIPAGNANYIDLGSRSDLKFGSGSFTVSFWHTGNLSGDQTVISNKNWNSGKNVGWYIGPAVANAMTLNIADGTNRMDTSAGSVGSEWHLLTVTVDRANQVGKVYVDGVEKASKEMTALGTSSVDTAFNTIIGADGNKGNGGANVTMDDLKIWKRTLTATEIKALSDSYKIIPAYTYEQLNKLMVDASAFDAASESVVGVTYSAAKMMELRSALSSASALTPESPVNEIDEAYVNLMLALEAAKESVAYQFLSKSAFAIESFSSYADNEDAFASNILDGDSATIWHSKWEAPAADFPHWVIIDSKNSHSLSGIQRTSRMNQTALEFPKDFEVYASDRLSDLSDAAFLANEANKATGTFGKSWTGSTYKDFTPLNKTISGRYIKFVVKSTYNAAGTFTSMSEIDFTGTVKDKQTEKASLKGETKVTVGGSIALTYGLENVVGSVMAEDITIEYDPSKLTFVSAVSMDDTKFLIPETKDKDGQVRLIAVHLNEAQTNANGDWMKLTFQAKAGALAGPTQITVKKAVLSDSVEEVTIAGDSHALEVINISGDYNNDEKVSIVDLAILVKSYGAKEGDSNWNAVKSGDLNNDKVIDILDLVLMAKLIVDWSK from the coding sequence ATGGCTGTTTTATGTTCCAATGCACAAGGGTTCATTCGATCAGCAAGCGCTGCTGATGGTGCGGTACAAGCACCTGAAGCATCTGTTGCTGGAGGACGTTACGAGGCTGCGATAGCGGTTGTATTAAGCTCTAAAACAAGTGATGCTGGCATTTACTACACACTTGACGGAACGCTGCCTAACGAGAAAAGCAAAAAAGCTGACAATAATCCGATCACGATTGCCAAAACCACAAACCTTAGCGCGATTGCGATAAAGGATGGCGTGACGAGCAAGGCGGTAACGTTTGGTTACATGATTAAAACAAGTGAAAAGCCGCTGCTGCAATTTGTAGCGATGTCAGACGTTCATGTAGGCTCACGCACGACAGGTGATCAAAGATATGAAAGCTATTTCGATACTATCGCATCGATCTTCCCAAATCCTGATGCCATCCTGGTTGTGGGTGATATGATCAACGATAACGGAGGAGACAAACCGAATGATCATCAAATGGTAAGGGAAATTTTCCAAGCGAATCTAGCTAGAAAAAATATGACCAATACAAAGATGCATGTTGCAATGGGAAATCATGACGCGACAGTTGCAAAAGTGAATGAGCATTATCCAGCGGATTGGTTCACATCACAAGCCAACGGCTATTATGAAACTCAAATCGGCGGTTATTATTTTTTCTTCTTGAACGGAAACAACTACAACTCGGATACAGGCCAGCGCAATTGGCTTAAGGGCAGACTGGCTGAAATTACAGCTGATCCATTAAACAAAAATAAGCCGATCTTTGTAGGCATTCATCAGCCAATCACAGGGACGGTAATGGATGGACAGCAGGCGTCCAATCCGAACCTTAACAGTGATCTGGCGGGTTACCCGCAGGTTATTACGTTGTCGGGGCACTCTCATCTGACCAACAGCGATGAACGCTCTATTTTCCAGAAGGATTATACGGCTCTGAATCTTGGCTCGATGTCGTACATTGAAGCAGAGCATGGCTACTCTGCTGTAACGAATGCAGGACTGGTCAGCCGCTTTGAATTTCCGGTATCTCAGGCTGATTTTATTGAAGTGTATGCGGATCGGATTGAAGTAGATAGAATTGCTTTTAATGCAGATCCGGCAGATATTATGGATGATTGGACACCGGTTCCCCCATTCAACAGCGTCGGTACAATTGCTGGCGAGAAATGGGTTATTGAACTGAAAGGCAACACGATTCAAGAGATCAAAAGCAATTTCAAGTATACGAGTGCAAATCGCAATAAAGTAGCACCACAATTTCCTGCTGAGACGGATCTGAAAGTGACGGATCTGGATGGCACGCCTAAGCTGAGCTTCAATCAAGCGAAGGATGACCAAAACATGCATCATTACGAGCTGACGCTTACGAACAAAAGGACGGGTACGACCGCAAAATCGGTTAATGTGTTCTCCGACTATTTCTTTACGCCGATTCCAAATGCGATGACGATTCCACTGGACGGACTTGATCCGCAAACGACCTATACTGCGGTCATTTATGCCGTTGACAGCTACGGGAACAAGTCTAGTGCGATCCAGCATACATTCCGTACGGAAGGCACGCTGCCTGAGCTTACGCCGATTGACCCTGAAACGATGTGGAAGGACCTAGTCGTTGATATGAAGTTTGACGACAACTTAAACGATGATGCGAGCGGCGTGACGGGTTCGGCTGTATCACGAGGAAGCGTTGCGTACGTGCAGGGCAAATCGAATAAAGCAGCTTACATTCCGGCAGGCAATGCGAATTATATTGATCTGGGCAGCCGCAGCGATCTGAAGTTTGGCAGTGGCAGCTTTACGGTATCGTTCTGGCATACAGGCAATTTATCTGGAGATCAGACGGTCATTTCGAATAAAAACTGGAACAGCGGCAAAAACGTCGGTTGGTATATCGGACCTGCTGTAGCCAATGCAATGACGTTAAACATTGCAGACGGCACGAACCGAATGGATACTTCGGCGGGTAGTGTAGGAAGTGAATGGCATTTGCTCACGGTCACCGTCGACCGAGCAAATCAAGTTGGCAAAGTGTATGTCGATGGGGTGGAGAAGGCCTCTAAAGAAATGACTGCACTTGGCACGAGCAGTGTAGACACAGCATTTAATACGATTATTGGCGCGGATGGCAACAAAGGGAACGGCGGTGCCAATGTTACGATGGACGATTTGAAAATTTGGAAACGGACGCTCACTGCAACGGAGATCAAAGCGTTATCCGATTCCTACAAAATCATTCCAGCCTATACGTATGAGCAGCTTAACAAGTTGATGGTTGATGCTTCGGCCTTTGATGCTGCCAGTGAAAGTGTTGTTGGCGTCACCTATTCCGCTGCCAAGATGATGGAGCTTCGGTCTGCTTTAAGCAGTGCATCGGCGCTTACTCCTGAAAGCCCAGTAAACGAAATCGATGAAGCTTATGTGAATCTTATGCTCGCTTTGGAAGCGGCAAAGGAATCTGTGGCTTATCAGTTCCTATCGAAATCGGCATTTGCAATCGAATCATTCAGCTCTTATGCGGATAATGAAGATGCATTTGCATCAAATATTCTCGATGGTGATTCGGCGACTATTTGGCACTCCAAATGGGAGGCTCCCGCGGCAGATTTCCCTCACTGGGTTATTATTGATTCAAAGAATAGCCACAGCTTGAGCGGCATTCAAAGAACAAGCAGAATGAATCAAACTGCGCTGGAATTTCCGAAAGACTTTGAGGTATACGCTTCTGATCGCTTGTCAGATCTAAGTGACGCGGCGTTCCTTGCGAATGAAGCCAATAAAGCGACAGGCACCTTTGGAAAATCGTGGACAGGCAGTACGTATAAAGATTTTACACCGCTTAACAAAACGATTTCCGGCAGATATATCAAATTTGTTGTAAAGAGCACTTATAATGCAGCAGGCACCTTTACGAGCATGAGCGAAATTGATTTTACAGGTACAGTTAAGGACAAGCAGACGGAAAAAGCCAGCTTAAAAGGTGAAACGAAAGTAACAGTAGGTGGTTCTATTGCGCTTACTTACGGTCTAGAAAACGTTGTGGGTTCCGTTATGGCAGAGGACATTACGATTGAGTACGATCCTTCCAAGTTAACCTTTGTTTCAGCAGTATCCATGGATGATACTAAATTTTTGATCCCAGAAACGAAGGATAAGGATGGACAAGTAAGATTAATCGCAGTCCATTTGAATGAGGCACAGACGAATGCGAATGGGGATTGGATGAAGCTCACATTCCAAGCTAAGGCAGGAGCTTTGGCAGGCCCAACTCAAATTACAGTGAAAAAAGCAGTATTATCCGACAGTGTGGAAGAAGTAACGATAGCCGGCGATTCGCATGCACTTGAAGTTATTAATATTTCTGGCGATTACAACAATGATGAGAAGGTAAGCATCGTTGACTTAGCAATCCTCGTAAAATCATATGGTGCGAAGGAAGGCGACAGCAACTGGAATGCAGTTAAATCTGGAGATTTGAACAACGACAAGGTCATTGATATTCTCGATCTCGTATTAATGGCCAAATTAATCGTTGATTGGAGCAAATAA